The following proteins come from a genomic window of Ornithinimicrobium cryptoxanthini:
- a CDS encoding protein-L-isoaspartate O-methyltransferase family protein — protein sequence MAGDSERGRESVDEAMAGTPRADFLPRSVRRSAGQDRALQIGHGSTCSQPSTLLAMLRLLDVRPGHRVLDVGSGSGWSTAILARLVGPEGWVLGVELEQELVERSGKALEGMPTAQVRVAAPGSLGSPEDGPFDRILVSAGTNQVPQELVDQLTPDGALVLPLAGRLVRVTRDGHETAPGHYQFVPLR from the coding sequence ATGGCTGGTGACAGCGAGCGCGGCCGGGAATCTGTGGACGAAGCGATGGCCGGCACGCCCCGCGCCGACTTCCTGCCGCGGTCGGTGCGCCGCTCCGCCGGGCAGGACCGCGCGCTGCAGATCGGCCACGGCTCGACCTGCTCCCAGCCGAGCACGCTCCTGGCGATGCTGCGTCTCCTAGACGTCCGCCCGGGCCATCGAGTGCTCGACGTGGGCAGCGGGTCCGGGTGGAGCACCGCGATCCTCGCCCGGCTGGTCGGCCCAGAAGGGTGGGTGCTCGGGGTCGAGCTGGAGCAGGAGCTGGTCGAGCGAAGCGGCAAGGCCCTGGAGGGTATGCCGACCGCCCAGGTCCGCGTCGCCGCACCCGGCTCCCTGGGCTCGCCCGAGGACGGCCCGTTCGACCGGATCCTGGTCTCGGCCGGGACCAACCAGGTGCCGCAGGAGCTGGTCGACCAGCTGACCCCGGATGGCGCTCTGGTGCTGCCCCTGGCCGGTCGGCTCGTCCGCGTCACCCGCGACGGCCACGAGACCGCGCCGGGCCACTACCAGTTCGTGCCCCTGCGCTGA
- a CDS encoding DUF4442 domain-containing protein: protein MRALPTWQSLGGNHRAMRHFLNVWPPFLASGIRVEEISADFRYARVALHKRPLTRNYVGTLFGGSLFAMTDPFWMVLVLRNLGPEFVVWDKAGEIEFVAPGTSSVRAEFQVTDEHLDELRAAAADGSKVLRWFETDVVAQDGTVVARVRKQLYVRRKRETPVG from the coding sequence GTGAGGGCTCTGCCGACCTGGCAGTCGCTCGGCGGCAACCACCGGGCGATGCGCCACTTCCTCAACGTGTGGCCGCCCTTCCTGGCCAGCGGCATCCGCGTGGAGGAGATCTCGGCCGACTTCCGCTATGCCCGTGTCGCGCTGCACAAGCGGCCGTTGACCCGCAACTATGTCGGCACGCTGTTCGGTGGCTCGCTGTTTGCGATGACCGACCCGTTCTGGATGGTGCTGGTGCTGCGCAACCTCGGGCCGGAGTTTGTCGTGTGGGACAAGGCTGGCGAGATCGAGTTCGTCGCGCCTGGGACCTCGTCGGTGCGGGCCGAGTTCCAGGTGACCGACGAGCACCTGGACGAGCTGCGCGCCGCGGCGGCGGACGGCAGCAAGGTGCTGCGCTGGTTCGAGACCGACGTGGTCGCGCAGGACGGCACCGTCGTCGCCCGCGTGCGCAAGCAGTTGTATGTCCGGCGCAAGCGGGAGACGCCGGTCGGCTGA
- a CDS encoding DedA family protein — protein MINEFVRAQAGSVWVLPLVFALCTIDGFFPPLPSESIIVALAAVSASVGEPNMWWVFVVAATGAMLGDNIAYAIGRHGGLTRLNHSKSHRVRDAMGWAHRELDQRGAMIIIAARYIPVGRVVVNITAGATKFRWRKFFALDFVAALSWAAYSIAIGTLAGRWLHDNPLLATAVAVAGGVLLGLLIDRLLHKFMGVAPEGAQHRKGRRVAGESREGALEDSREESP, from the coding sequence ATGATCAACGAGTTCGTCCGCGCGCAAGCTGGCTCGGTGTGGGTGCTGCCTCTGGTGTTTGCGCTGTGCACGATCGACGGCTTCTTCCCGCCACTGCCCAGCGAGTCGATCATCGTCGCGCTTGCCGCAGTGTCCGCCTCGGTCGGGGAGCCGAACATGTGGTGGGTCTTTGTGGTCGCGGCCACGGGGGCGATGCTCGGGGACAACATTGCGTATGCGATCGGTCGCCACGGGGGGCTGACCCGGCTCAACCACAGCAAGAGCCACCGCGTGCGCGATGCGATGGGCTGGGCCCACCGCGAGCTGGATCAGCGGGGCGCCATGATCATCATCGCCGCGCGCTACATCCCGGTGGGCCGGGTCGTCGTCAACATCACCGCGGGGGCGACGAAGTTCCGCTGGCGCAAGTTCTTCGCACTGGACTTCGTCGCCGCCCTGAGCTGGGCGGCATACTCCATCGCGATCGGGACACTCGCCGGTCGCTGGCTGCATGACAACCCGTTGCTGGCGACCGCGGTCGCGGTGGCGGGTGGGGTGCTGCTCGGTCTGCTGATCGACCGGCTGCTGCACAAGTTCATGGGGGTTGCGCCGGAGGGGGCGCAGCACCGCAAGGGCCGTCGGGTGGCGGGCGAGTCGCGAGAGGGTGCTCTGGAGGACTCGCGAGAGGAGTCGCCGTGA
- a CDS encoding CPBP family intramembrane glutamic endopeptidase, whose protein sequence is MTPVVPAASGRSVTRRQRLVTETVLVLGVSLGASAVWALLSLIRKLTAPTPLAQQTTAMNTSRVPDRPWLDLAYQLADILLPLVPVLLALFLLSQDLPRPHRAIGLDLARPGRDTVAGLGLAALIGLPGLALYLGARELGVNTTISAAGLPAIWWGIPVLVLAAVGNALLEEVVMVGYLFTRWAQAGWSTVTIVVTSALVRGSYHLYQGFGGFVGNVAMGLILGLVYVRTKRVMPLVIAHTVLDVVAFVGYALVAPHVSWL, encoded by the coding sequence ATGACTCCCGTCGTCCCTGCCGCGTCCGGGCGGTCGGTGACCCGTCGGCAACGGCTGGTCACCGAGACCGTCCTCGTCCTCGGCGTCAGCCTCGGCGCCTCCGCGGTGTGGGCGCTGCTGTCGCTGATCCGCAAGCTCACCGCGCCCACCCCGCTGGCCCAGCAGACCACCGCGATGAACACCTCAAGGGTCCCCGACCGGCCCTGGCTGGACCTGGCCTACCAGCTTGCCGACATACTCCTGCCGTTGGTGCCGGTGCTGCTGGCACTGTTCCTGCTGAGCCAGGACCTGCCCCGTCCCCACCGGGCCATCGGTCTGGACCTGGCCCGCCCCGGGCGCGACACGGTGGCCGGGCTCGGGCTCGCCGCCCTGATCGGGCTGCCGGGGCTGGCGCTCTATCTGGGCGCGCGGGAGCTGGGGGTCAACACGACGATCAGTGCTGCCGGCCTGCCCGCGATCTGGTGGGGCATCCCGGTGCTGGTGCTGGCCGCCGTCGGCAACGCGCTGCTGGAGGAGGTGGTGATGGTTGGCTACCTGTTCACCCGGTGGGCCCAGGCGGGGTGGTCGACCGTGACGATCGTGGTGACGAGTGCGCTGGTGCGCGGCAGCTATCACCTCTATCAGGGGTTCGGCGGGTTCGTCGGCAACGTCGCGATGGGGCTGATCCTGGGGCTCGTCTATGTCCGGACCAAGCGCGTGATGCCGCTCGTGATCGCGCACACGGTGCTCGACGTGGTGGCGTTCGTGGGCTATGCGCTGGTCGCGCCGCACGTGTCGTGGCTGTGA
- a CDS encoding S8 family serine peptidase: protein MRKPHPGTRARIAALAASAVVVSPLAVGTMSAQADEVANLQLGETKTYIVQLADDPLVAFDGGHGLTATAPKAGEKVDADSAAAQAYTDYLGAQRADVLQTLGLSSSDVVTTYEAALNGFAVEMTAAEAIHMRKAPGVLQVWEDEIRHADTVQTPDYLGLSGDNGVWATEFGGVDNAGEGIVVGVIDTGIDPNNPSFAGEGISAPPADWAGDCNEAGVDRYAAFECNNKVIGARWYGEAFGNTVIPEEFTSARDYNGHGSHTAGTSAGNHDVPLSIQGAELGLASGMAPAAHIAAYKALWMTADGNGSGTTAGLVAAIDDAVLDGVDVINYSISGSSTNIMGPDEVAFLFAANTGIFVSTSAGNSGDTVGVSSVAHNAPWTMTVAASTHNRGAENSVTLGNDATYDGVGYGGPVEAPLVYAGDIPATGVAASEAELCATGAVDDAAADGNIVVCMRGAYALVDKGSEVANSGGVGMVMINDPAGAAGQNAIIYEVPATHLAAAEGQLVKDYAQTAAAPTATISATTNTIVNAPEMASFSSYGPALAGGGDLLKPDITAPGVDIAAAYHVDHSDPGTPTFSQISGTSMSAPHIAGLAALMKQEFPEWSPAAIKSAMMTTARDVDDAGDPIERLGTVATPLNYGAGEVQPAPSYNPGLVYDAGVNEWLDYACAIGQLSGCTGEEPAASDLNYPSISVGSLPGQQTVTRTVTDVTGVGGTYTFDIDAPEGTTVTVVPTVLTVPADGTASYEVTITATTAEPEAWTFGQLRLVSGEITVESPIAVRPLEISAPAELNGEGFSGSSSYQVTPGFTGTLSTDIDGLIPSDERPLAVTSDGPAGGAGFQDHVEPIVVPAGTKTLRISTFQSEITPAGVDMDLFLINPAYTAVVAQSAAGGSDESITLDNPAAGTYYLALDYWDGAAGAVANVPTHVWAVTDADEGNMTVSPETAPAAIGVPIDLTVAWDGLAGGARYLGNVNYLNGGETIGKTIVSVVTDGVERVAGDDRYATAAAISELYPEGADTVYVAYGEAFADALTGSAAAGAGMSTMTTPEGDAAPVLLVGKSIPTVTSDALDALAPSNIVVLGGPASVSNDIETELTAWAPVNRIGGADRYETSALLAAEFPAGLSKVYVASGYDAAFPDALAASALAGHEGVPVLLTKTNSVPATVNAAITGLNPDSVVVVGGPSSVSNGVYATLGADSRLAGDDRWETNVAITASYAADAPRAYVASGLTWPDALTGAALAGSEGAPMLLTHPDALPGVIKTELNRLSPADATIFGGPASVSHAVEDELNALLPSWQ, encoded by the coding sequence GTGCGAAAGCCCCATCCCGGAACGCGAGCGCGGATCGCCGCTCTCGCTGCGTCCGCGGTCGTGGTCTCGCCACTGGCGGTAGGCACCATGTCGGCTCAGGCCGACGAGGTAGCCAACCTCCAGCTAGGTGAGACCAAGACTTATATCGTCCAACTGGCCGACGACCCCCTGGTCGCCTTCGACGGCGGCCACGGTCTGACCGCGACGGCTCCCAAGGCAGGCGAGAAGGTCGACGCCGACAGCGCTGCCGCGCAGGCCTACACGGACTACCTGGGTGCACAGCGCGCCGACGTCCTGCAGACCCTCGGCCTGAGCTCCTCCGACGTCGTGACGACCTACGAGGCCGCGCTGAACGGCTTCGCCGTGGAGATGACTGCCGCCGAGGCGATCCACATGCGCAAGGCTCCGGGCGTCCTCCAGGTGTGGGAGGACGAGATCCGCCACGCAGACACGGTGCAGACCCCTGACTACCTGGGTCTTTCTGGTGACAACGGCGTCTGGGCGACCGAGTTCGGTGGCGTCGACAACGCCGGCGAGGGCATCGTCGTCGGAGTCATCGACACCGGCATCGACCCCAACAACCCGAGCTTCGCGGGCGAGGGCATCTCCGCTCCTCCCGCCGACTGGGCCGGCGACTGTAACGAGGCCGGAGTCGACCGCTACGCCGCGTTCGAGTGCAACAACAAGGTCATCGGTGCGCGCTGGTATGGCGAGGCTTTCGGCAACACCGTCATCCCGGAGGAGTTCACCTCCGCACGTGACTACAACGGTCACGGTTCGCACACGGCCGGCACCTCCGCCGGCAACCACGACGTGCCGCTGAGCATCCAGGGCGCCGAGCTCGGGCTGGCCTCGGGCATGGCCCCCGCAGCGCACATCGCGGCCTACAAGGCTCTGTGGATGACCGCTGACGGCAACGGCTCCGGCACCACTGCCGGCCTCGTGGCCGCGATCGACGACGCCGTCCTGGACGGCGTCGACGTCATCAACTACTCGATCTCCGGCTCGAGCACCAACATCATGGGCCCGGACGAGGTGGCCTTCCTGTTCGCCGCTAACACGGGCATCTTCGTCTCCACGTCGGCCGGCAACTCCGGCGACACGGTCGGCGTCTCCTCGGTCGCGCACAACGCACCCTGGACGATGACCGTCGCTGCCAGCACGCACAACCGCGGCGCGGAGAACAGCGTCACGCTGGGCAACGACGCCACCTATGACGGTGTCGGCTACGGCGGCCCGGTCGAGGCACCGCTGGTCTATGCCGGCGACATCCCCGCCACGGGGGTCGCCGCGAGCGAGGCCGAGCTGTGCGCCACCGGCGCGGTCGACGATGCTGCTGCAGACGGCAACATCGTGGTCTGCATGCGCGGCGCCTACGCACTGGTCGACAAGGGCAGTGAGGTCGCCAACAGCGGCGGCGTCGGCATGGTCATGATCAACGACCCGGCCGGTGCGGCCGGTCAGAACGCGATCATCTATGAGGTGCCGGCCACGCACCTCGCGGCCGCTGAGGGCCAGCTGGTCAAGGACTACGCGCAGACCGCTGCGGCTCCCACTGCCACGATCAGCGCCACCACCAACACCATCGTGAACGCCCCGGAGATGGCGAGCTTCTCGTCATACGGTCCGGCGCTGGCCGGTGGCGGGGACCTGCTCAAGCCGGACATCACGGCTCCGGGCGTCGACATCGCCGCTGCCTACCACGTGGACCACTCCGACCCCGGCACCCCGACCTTCTCCCAGATCTCGGGCACCTCGATGTCGGCCCCGCACATCGCGGGCCTGGCAGCGCTGATGAAGCAGGAGTTCCCGGAGTGGAGCCCGGCCGCCATCAAGTCGGCCATGATGACCACCGCACGTGACGTCGATGACGCGGGTGACCCGATCGAGCGCCTCGGCACCGTCGCCACCCCGTTGAACTATGGTGCCGGTGAGGTCCAGCCTGCTCCGTCCTACAACCCGGGTCTGGTCTACGACGCCGGCGTGAACGAATGGCTTGACTACGCCTGCGCCATCGGCCAGCTCAGCGGTTGCACCGGCGAGGAGCCGGCTGCGAGCGACCTGAACTACCCGAGCATCTCGGTGGGTTCGCTGCCGGGTCAGCAGACGGTGACCCGCACGGTGACCGACGTGACCGGCGTGGGTGGCACCTACACCTTCGACATCGACGCCCCGGAGGGCACCACGGTGACGGTCGTTCCCACGGTCCTGACCGTGCCCGCCGACGGCACGGCCAGCTACGAGGTGACCATCACGGCCACCACCGCTGAGCCGGAGGCCTGGACCTTCGGTCAGCTGCGGCTGGTCAGCGGTGAGATCACCGTCGAGAGCCCGATCGCGGTTCGTCCCCTCGAGATCTCCGCTCCCGCGGAGCTGAACGGCGAAGGCTTCTCGGGCAGCAGCAGCTACCAGGTCACCCCGGGCTTCACCGGGACGCTGTCCACGGACATCGACGGTCTGATCCCCTCCGACGAGCGGCCGCTGGCGGTCACCTCGGACGGTCCGGCGGGTGGTGCTGGCTTCCAGGACCACGTCGAGCCGATCGTGGTCCCGGCGGGCACCAAGACGCTGCGGATCTCGACCTTCCAGTCGGAGATCACCCCGGCTGGCGTTGACATGGACCTGTTCCTCATCAACCCGGCCTACACCGCAGTTGTCGCACAGAGCGCGGCTGGTGGCTCGGATGAGTCCATCACCCTCGACAACCCGGCAGCCGGCACCTACTACCTGGCGCTGGACTACTGGGATGGTGCCGCGGGTGCCGTTGCCAACGTGCCGACCCACGTGTGGGCCGTCACCGACGCCGACGAGGGCAACATGACCGTCTCCCCGGAGACCGCCCCGGCGGCCATCGGCGTGCCGATCGACCTCACGGTCGCCTGGGACGGTCTCGCGGGCGGTGCTCGCTACCTGGGCAACGTCAACTACCTCAACGGTGGCGAGACCATCGGCAAGACGATCGTCTCGGTCGTCACCGACGGTGTCGAGCGCGTGGCGGGCGATGACCGCTACGCCACGGCGGCAGCGATCTCGGAGCTCTACCCCGAGGGTGCTGACACGGTCTACGTCGCCTATGGCGAGGCGTTTGCGGACGCGCTCACCGGGTCGGCAGCAGCCGGCGCCGGCATGTCGACCATGACGACACCTGAGGGCGACGCCGCTCCGGTGCTGCTGGTCGGCAAGAGCATCCCGACGGTGACGTCGGACGCTCTGGACGCCCTGGCTCCGAGCAACATCGTCGTGCTGGGTGGCCCGGCCTCTGTGTCCAACGACATCGAGACCGAGCTGACCGCGTGGGCCCCCGTGAACCGCATCGGTGGTGCAGACCGTTATGAGACGTCTGCCCTGCTAGCGGCGGAGTTCCCGGCCGGTCTGTCCAAGGTCTATGTGGCCAGCGGCTATGACGCTGCCTTCCCTGACGCGCTGGCCGCTTCGGCGCTGGCGGGTCATGAGGGTGTGCCGGTGCTGCTGACCAAGACGAACTCGGTGCCTGCCACGGTTAATGCGGCCATCACGGGTCTCAACCCGGACAGCGTCGTCGTCGTCGGTGGACCGAGCTCGGTCTCCAACGGCGTCTACGCCACCCTGGGTGCGGACTCGCGTCTGGCCGGTGACGACCGTTGGGAGACCAACGTGGCGATCACCGCGTCCTACGCTGCGGATGCCCCCCGGGCCTACGTCGCGTCGGGTCTGACGTGGCCGGACGCGCTGACGGGTGCGGCTCTGGCCGGCTCCGAGGGTGCGCCCATGCTGCTGACCCACCCGGACGCGCTCCCGGGCGTGATCAAGACCGAGCTCAACCGGCTCTCGCCGGCTGACGCGACCATCTTTGGTGGTCCCGCCTCGGTCAGCCACGCAGTGGAGGACGAGCTCAACGCTCTGCTCCCCAGCTGGCAGTGA
- a CDS encoding DUF2891 family protein: protein MNQRLLRIATEVLQRPYPYSSGHVATGPHDTDITPQRLHPAFHGALDWHSSVHMQWSLVQLLGEDAGATRDPDSDAYAVGAGLPVPDQWVEAQVARQLLDERLTPANLAVEAAYLRERPGFERPYGWAWAALLGAAVREHPQWSRAMAPLLEVIADHVLAWLPRQAYPIRHGKHQNDAFGLLLLHRAFGELGRVDVTQAVAARAVDWFGDDGPAATADEPSGSDFLSPALTEAVLMQAVLGLDFAAWLEHFLPGLGEGAHAHLLEPPTVLDPTDGQGAHLLGLALSRAWQLRALARSLPGVRAGILLQSADRQVDAVLPHVTEGDFMATHWLVSFLLLAERWQV, encoded by the coding sequence ATGAACCAGCGCCTCCTGCGGATCGCCACCGAGGTCCTCCAGCGGCCCTACCCCTACTCCTCCGGGCACGTGGCCACCGGACCGCACGACACCGACATCACCCCGCAGCGGCTGCACCCCGCCTTCCACGGCGCGCTGGACTGGCACTCGTCGGTGCACATGCAGTGGTCCCTGGTCCAACTGCTGGGAGAGGACGCCGGGGCCACCCGAGATCCGGACAGCGATGCGTATGCCGTGGGAGCAGGTCTGCCGGTGCCCGACCAGTGGGTGGAGGCACAGGTCGCGCGACAGCTGCTGGACGAGCGGCTCACCCCGGCCAACCTCGCCGTCGAGGCGGCCTATCTGCGGGAGCGGCCCGGCTTTGAGCGGCCCTATGGCTGGGCCTGGGCGGCGCTGCTGGGGGCTGCCGTGCGCGAGCACCCGCAGTGGTCGCGCGCGATGGCGCCGCTGCTCGAGGTGATCGCCGACCACGTCCTGGCCTGGCTGCCGCGGCAGGCCTATCCGATCCGGCACGGCAAGCACCAGAACGACGCCTTCGGGCTGCTGCTCCTGCACCGCGCGTTCGGTGAGCTCGGTCGGGTCGATGTCACGCAGGCCGTCGCGGCCCGGGCCGTCGACTGGTTCGGTGACGACGGACCTGCGGCCACGGCGGACGAGCCGTCCGGCAGCGACTTCCTCTCGCCCGCGCTGACCGAGGCCGTGCTGATGCAGGCCGTCCTCGGCCTCGACTTCGCCGCGTGGCTCGAGCACTTCCTGCCGGGTCTGGGCGAGGGTGCTCACGCGCACCTGCTGGAGCCGCCCACCGTGCTCGACCCGACCGACGGTCAGGGAGCCCACCTGCTGGGCCTGGCCCTCTCCCGCGCCTGGCAGCTGCGCGCCCTGGCGAGGTCGCTGCCGGGGGTGCGCGCCGGCATACTCCTGCAGTCGGCGGACCGTCAGGTCGATGCCGTGCTGCCGCACGTGACCGAGGGCGACTTCATGGCGACCCACTGGCTGGTCAGCTTCCTGCTGCTCGCCGAGCGCTGGCAGGTCTGA